The following are encoded in a window of Podospora pseudoanserina strain CBS 124.78 chromosome 6, whole genome shotgun sequence genomic DNA:
- the NIT4 gene encoding Nitrogen assimilation transcription factor nit-4 (EggNog:ENOG503NWSV; COG:K), whose amino-acid sequence MEGTDVAVAASFEHGDLDAFAGGSADPPPPSKKKSRRAADPANQKRRCVSTACIACRKRKSKCDGALPSCAACASVYGTECVYDPNSDHRRKGVYREKTDSMKARNSTLQILIEAILNAAEEDVPAIVKKIRTCDSLDNVAESILKNDISNEADEEEDFGRLDDDYSANLPVEGERELARKMGELRLENGSVRFIGGTSHLIYLGETANVPDEPESESYLSGEDPVTSWTEVTKDTQLIVHLINMYFNWHYPYFTTLSKDLFYRDFFKGKPRGQPRTTVYCSSLLVNAMLSLGCHFTSVPGAFAISGDSRTKGDHFFAEAKRLIVENDEYEKPKLTTVQALALMSVREAGCGREAKGWVYSGMSFRMAQDIGLNLDIGGISKDKDSLDEKEVDARRITFWGCFLFDKCWSNYLGRLPQLPKNSYNVPKYDVFPDEDAMMWSPYTDAGFDQSSKQPARTRATGLQLSKLCEISSDLLLFFYHPNHIGRSSGKYVELKKLSELHRRLEDWKAELPKEFEPKEGQLPNVILMHMFYHLQYIHLFRPFLKYTPSSSPLPSHVSPRRICTSNAGAISKLMRLYKKMYNLRQICNIAVYMVHSACTIHMLNLPEKTAKRDIIHGIKHLEEIAEDWLCARRTLSILSVLARKWNVELPEEASLVLNRTDEKYGTFSTSDVPSPNKSSHYSAQSPQSLPASPNSKAEHSPPNPYMYPSSHQHQQMTFDSRLPAASMSPDILANFSVAGLQLPQTQSHTSSTTAATSPMAMSVADPLSAMNAWSTVSQPPQPPMPSYNPSPFNPNPRRHVSSNSGYVIDGQDWYIKDGVNWQQNFETWGMSPNGGGPQQTNQGPSNGDPSSLFMFRGLNGGGRGGNEMDTGGFDNLGSMGTLDHLPGLD is encoded by the exons atggagggaaccgacgtcgccgtcgccgcctcCTTTGAACACGGAGATCTGGATGCTTTTGCGGGAGGGAGCGCCGACCCGCCGCCACCGTCCAAGAAGAAATCCAGGCGCGCCGCCGATCCCGCCAACCAGAAACGAAGGTGTGTAAGCACTGCTTGTATTGCCTGTCGCAAGAGGAAATCAAAATGCGATGGTGCTCTACCGAGCTGCGCGGCATGTGCCAGCGTCTACGGCACTGAATGTGTCTATGATCCCAATTCGGACCATCGCCGCAAGGGCGTCTACCGTGAGAAGACGGACAGCATGAAGGCCAGGAACTCGACTCTCCAGATTTTGATTGAGGCCATCCTCAACGCCGCCGAAGAGGACGTACCGGCTATTGTGAAAAAGATTCGTACTTGTGACAGCCTGGATAACGTCGCCGAGTCCATTCTCAAAAATGACATCTCTAATGAagcagatgaggaggaggactttgGCCGATTGGACGACGACTATTCGGCAAACCTACCCGTCGAAGGCGAGAGGGAATTGGCGCGCAAGATGGGAGAGTTGAGGCTGGAGAATGGTTCGGTTCGATTCATCGGTGGGACATCTCATCTGATCTATCTCGGCGAAACCGCCAACGTACCTGACGAACCAGAATCCGAGAGCTACCTGTCGGGCGAAGATCCAGTGACTAGCTGGACCGAAGTGACCAAGGACACACAACTGATCgttcacctcatcaacatgtACTTCAACTGGCACTACCCCTATTTCACGACGCTGTCGAAGGACCTCTTTTACCGAGACTTCTTCAAGGGGAAACCACGAGGCCAGCCACGAACCACGGTGTATTGTTCGTCACTGCTGGTCAATGCGATGCTATCTCTTGGATGCCACTTCACAAGTGTACCGGGCGCTTTTGCGATATCCGGCGACAGTAGAACGAAGGGGGACCATTTCTTCGCCGAGGCAAAGAGGCTTATCGTGGAGAATGACGAGTACGAAAAGCCAAAACTCACCACTGTGCAGGCATTGGCGCTCATGTCTGTTCGAGAAGCGGGATGTGGTCGGGAGGCTAAGGGCTGGGTATACAGCGGTATGAGTTTCCGGATGGCTCAGGACATTGGTCTTAACCTAGACATTGGCGGTATCTCCAAGGATAAGGACTCGTTAGATGAAAAGGAGGTGGATGCCCGAAGGATCACATTTTGGGGGTGTTTCCTATTCGACAAGTGCTGGTCAAACTACCTCGGCCGGCTACCTCAACTTCCGAAGAACTCATACAATGTACCAAAGTACGATGTATTTCCAGACGAAGACGCTATGATGTGGTCGCCATACACAGATGCCGGCTTTGACCAGTCTTCAAAGCAGCCTGCCCGAACAAGGGCCACTGGCTTACAGCTATCGAAGCTTTGCGAGATTAGCAGCGATCTGCTGCTCTTCTTTTACCACCCTAATCATATAGGACGCTCTAGTGGGAAATACGTTGAGCTTAAGAAGCTCAGCGAGCTGCACAGGCGACTAGAGGATTGGAAAGCAGAGTTGCCAAAGGAGTTTGAGCCTAAGGAAGGGCAATTGCCGAACGTCATCCTGATGCA CATGTTCTATCACCTGCAGTACATCCACCTGTTCCGGCCATTCCTCAAATACACCCCGTCGTCATCACCATTACCATCACATGTCTCGCCCAGGAGGATATGTACTTCCAACGCTGGCGCCATCTCCAAACTGATGCGCCTCTACAAAAAGATGTATAACCTACGACAGATCTGCAATATCGCCGTATATATGGTGCACTCAGCCTGCACAATTCACATGCTCAACTTACCTGAAAAGACAGCCAAGAGAGACATTATCCACGGCATCAAACACCTGGAAGAAATTGCTGAGGATTGGCTGTGCGCTCGCAGAACACTGTCTATTCTCAGCGTTCTTGCGCGGAAATGGAATGTCGAGCTCCCCGAAGAAGCCTCTTTGGTGCTCAACCGCACCGACGAGAAGTATGGCACGTTTAGCACTTCGGACGTCCCGTCACCAAACAAATCATCACACTACTCGGCGCAGTCACCACAATCCCTGCCCGCTTCCCCAAACAGCAAAGCCGAACACAGTCCACCAAACCCATATATGTACCCATCGagtcatcaacaccaacaaatGACCTTTGACAGTCGTctcccagcagccagcatGTCCCCGGATATCCTCGCCAACTTCAGCGTGGCTGGGCTCCAACTTCCACAAACACAATCGCACACATCTAGCACCACGGCCGCCACTTCCCCGATGGCCATGTCGGTAGCTGATCCCCTATCGGCAATGAACGCCTGGTCGACCGTGtcgcaaccaccacaaccgccgATGCCTTCGTACAACCCGTCGCCgttcaaccctaacccaagGAGACATGTCAGCTCGAATTCGGGGTATGTGATTGACGGACAGGATTGGTACATCAAGGATGGCGTGAACTGGCAGCAGAATTTCGAGACATGGGGCATGTCGCCGAACGGTGGCGGACCGCAACAAACGAACCAAGGGCCGAGCAATGGTGATCCATCATCGCTTTTTATGTTTAGGGGGTtgaatggtggtggcaggggAGGTAATGAGATGGATACCGGTGGTTTTGATAATTTGGGGTCGATGGGGACGTTGGACCATCTTCCTGGGTTGGATTAG